One Leptospira wolbachii serovar Codice str. CDC genomic region harbors:
- a CDS encoding STAS domain-containing protein, whose translation MENSREFYQEFEKAIESQNFGKLTMDFHSVKFLDSSGIGAVIKASSALHNRGVEIFVTNLNKNLNSVFRLSGLNHILSILTLDEYLSKFPEFQKTLEA comes from the coding sequence ATGGAAAACTCGAGAGAGTTTTATCAAGAATTTGAGAAGGCGATTGAAAGTCAGAATTTTGGGAAATTGACGATGGATTTCCATTCTGTAAAGTTTCTCGACTCGAGTGGAATCGGAGCTGTGATCAAAGCATCTTCTGCCCTTCACAATCGTGGCGTAGAAATCTTCGTAACCAATTTGAATAAAAATCTAAACTCTGTGTTTCGTCTTTCTGGACTCAATCATATCCTTTCCATTTTGACGTTGGATGAATACCTTTCTAAATTTCCGGAGTTTCAAAAAACTCTAGAGGCATAA
- a CDS encoding pentapeptide repeat-containing protein: MAVMDFARYKEINDQRMNYREMDDATVVSYYRNTGCGDGYRIYLKLNDSLVVEDASYTTTGCGFGIVALAMATEYAKGKSLLELKNLTPETLETLFEFPERRKNYPESAVAALKKAVEDYESGQGVPKENRITKSQTMELLHNQGHLREAKLSSVMLEKEKLDGVDFSGADLHNAFLQNSSFVGANFQGANLKASFFNGADLRNANFRGADLRFAKLASAKIEGADFTDAIYDIGTRVDHSQMYIFDVMKKAGKDLYLKTEGEE, translated from the coding sequence ATGGCAGTAATGGACTTTGCTCGCTACAAAGAAATCAACGACCAAAGGATGAATTACCGTGAGATGGACGATGCTACCGTCGTCTCCTACTACCGCAACACAGGTTGCGGGGACGGATACCGCATTTATTTAAAGTTAAACGATAGTTTGGTTGTGGAAGACGCAAGTTACACCACAACAGGCTGCGGGTTCGGAATTGTGGCTCTTGCTATGGCCACCGAATACGCTAAAGGTAAATCCCTTTTAGAACTGAAAAACCTTACACCTGAAACTTTAGAAACTCTCTTTGAGTTTCCTGAAAGAAGAAAAAACTACCCAGAATCCGCTGTAGCTGCTCTCAAAAAAGCTGTAGAAGATTATGAATCAGGGCAAGGGGTTCCGAAAGAAAACCGTATCACAAAATCCCAAACAATGGAACTCCTTCATAACCAAGGCCATCTTCGGGAAGCCAAGTTATCCAGTGTTATGTTGGAAAAAGAAAAGTTGGATGGAGTGGATTTCAGCGGTGCTGACCTTCACAATGCCTTCTTGCAAAACTCTAGTTTTGTGGGAGCCAACTTTCAAGGTGCTAACTTAAAGGCTTCTTTTTTTAATGGTGCCGATCTAAGAAACGCCAATTTTCGTGGTGCTGACTTACGTTTTGCCAAATTAGCTTCTGCCAAGATCGAAGGTGCTGATTTTACAGACGCCATCTATGACATTGGAACCCGAGTGGATCACAGTCAAATGTACATCTTTGATGTCATGAAAAAGGCGGGTAAGGACCTCTATCTAAAAACAGAGGGTGAGGAATGA
- the rpmE gene encoding 50S ribosomal protein L31 produces MKTDIHPKYVAAKIKCACGTVIETRSTAGDISVEICSNCHPFFTGKSKLLDTTGRVDKFKKKYKMK; encoded by the coding sequence ATGAAAACTGACATACATCCAAAATACGTAGCTGCCAAAATCAAATGTGCTTGCGGTACTGTGATCGAAACTAGATCCACTGCCGGGGATATCAGTGTGGAAATTTGTTCCAACTGCCATCCATTTTTCACTGGAAAATCCAAACTATTGGATACAACAGGCCGCGTAGACAAATTCAAGAAAAAATACAAAATGAAGTAA
- the rho gene encoding transcription termination factor Rho — MASRKQDEIQVNPPEDQTEYTNGIMDQEDGSEPPKQFKKKKGRYEGPIPPPLDLVELKKKNINELADLAKGLGVENTHGLKKQNLMFALLQAQTEKDGQVHAAGVMERLPDGYGFLRSPDYNYVPGPDDIYVSPSQIKLFGLRTGDTVTGLIRPPKEAERFFAMLRVESINGFPVEVAQKRNLFDNLTPLYPDERINMEFDPSHLDTRVIDLMCPIGKGQRALIVAPPRTGKTVLMQSIANAITRNHPEIFLIVLLIDERPEEVTDMARHVKGEVVSSTFDEPAQRHVQVAEMVIEKAKRLVEHGKDVVILLDSITRLARAYNQVVPTSGKILSGGVDSNALHKPKRFFGAARNIEEGGSLTIIATALIDTGSRMDEVIFEEFKGTGNMEIHLDRKLADKRIFPAIDINRSGTRKEELLLPQDTLTRVFILRKVLSPMSITESMELLIEKMRGAKTNDQFLASMNTN; from the coding sequence ATGGCATCACGCAAACAAGACGAAATTCAAGTTAATCCCCCCGAAGACCAAACCGAATATACAAACGGCATCATGGACCAAGAAGATGGTTCCGAACCACCAAAACAATTTAAGAAGAAAAAGGGCCGATACGAAGGTCCCATTCCTCCACCACTTGATTTAGTAGAACTCAAGAAAAAAAACATCAACGAACTAGCTGACCTTGCGAAAGGTTTGGGAGTGGAAAACACTCATGGACTAAAAAAACAAAATTTGATGTTTGCTCTTCTCCAAGCACAGACCGAAAAAGATGGTCAAGTGCATGCAGCGGGAGTGATGGAAAGACTTCCCGATGGTTACGGTTTCTTAAGATCACCTGACTATAATTATGTGCCAGGTCCAGATGATATTTATGTATCTCCTTCTCAAATTAAACTGTTTGGCCTTCGCACGGGTGATACAGTAACTGGGCTTATCCGTCCTCCAAAAGAAGCAGAAAGATTTTTTGCCATGCTTCGAGTGGAATCCATCAACGGTTTCCCAGTAGAAGTCGCTCAAAAAAGAAATTTATTTGATAACTTAACACCGCTTTATCCAGACGAAAGAATCAATATGGAGTTTGATCCAAGCCATTTGGACACTCGAGTCATTGATCTTATGTGTCCGATTGGAAAAGGACAAAGGGCTCTGATTGTAGCACCACCTAGAACGGGTAAAACGGTTCTTATGCAATCCATTGCCAATGCGATTACAAGAAACCACCCAGAAATCTTTCTCATTGTACTTCTCATTGACGAACGTCCAGAAGAAGTAACCGACATGGCTCGGCATGTGAAGGGGGAAGTGGTGAGTTCGACTTTTGATGAACCAGCACAACGCCACGTCCAAGTAGCGGAGATGGTCATCGAAAAAGCAAAACGTCTCGTGGAACATGGAAAGGATGTGGTCATTCTCCTTGATTCCATCACAAGACTTGCCCGTGCTTACAACCAAGTGGTTCCGACATCCGGAAAGATTCTTTCTGGTGGTGTGGATTCCAACGCCCTCCACAAACCAAAACGTTTCTTTGGAGCAGCACGGAATATTGAAGAGGGTGGTTCACTCACTATCATCGCTACAGCTCTCATTGACACTGGTTCCCGAATGGACGAGGTGATTTTTGAGGAATTTAAGGGAACGGGAAATATGGAAATCCATTTAGACCGAAAACTCGCTGACAAACGAATTTTCCCTGCCATCGACATCAACCGATCGGGAACAAGAAAAGAGGAACTCCTACTTCCGCAGGATACCCTCACTCGAGTCTTTATCCTCCGAAAAGTACTTTCTCCCATGAGTATCACCGAAAGTATGGAACTATTGATTGAAAAAATGCGCGGCGCGAAGACCAACGACCAATTCCTCGCCAGCATGAATACGAACTAA
- a CDS encoding helix-turn-helix domain-containing protein: MKFESLYRHFLLTRATHLPVISEEGELLGLLSKDRVHRELSDLGREREDLDEIPLEILETELHENLLLFFKESTQIPVIGLDGEKKDNWDKPRFLAAFTKLDSSHIRDPKLEEIESKLEKKRENADSVQWFMELILSHFPDGLIATDVTGSTVFYNETFENDILTKPLFRDSLQLAEKYLHNLNKEVLASYLKDHDMSLGKDADTNVLYANVTELRVTLRIVTLKKEKKVFGFLYHFSPSSFANPAENGQSEFPNLDEAFRSKLPLESVLEEMEAHYIHKSLGRNSNNISHTATELGVPRTTLQNRIRFLKLSERFRNETKVKTVIPRKRSEKPDTKPKKTAEKSKPLPSKKAKILKKSVKSLKSQGPAKKQNKNQTQARKKTKKRR; this comes from the coding sequence GTGAAGTTCGAATCACTCTATCGTCATTTTCTGCTGACAAGGGCCACCCACCTTCCTGTGATTTCGGAGGAGGGTGAGTTATTGGGCCTACTTTCCAAAGATCGTGTCCACCGCGAGTTGTCCGATTTGGGAAGAGAAAGGGAAGACCTGGACGAAATTCCCTTGGAAATCCTCGAAACAGAACTCCACGAAAACCTACTTTTATTTTTTAAAGAATCTACCCAGATCCCTGTCATTGGCCTGGACGGAGAAAAAAAAGACAATTGGGACAAACCTAGGTTCCTTGCCGCCTTTACTAAATTAGATTCTTCGCATATTCGCGATCCCAAATTAGAAGAAATCGAATCAAAACTCGAAAAAAAGAGAGAAAACGCTGACTCTGTCCAATGGTTTATGGAACTCATCCTCTCCCATTTTCCAGATGGGCTCATTGCCACGGACGTCACCGGTTCCACTGTTTTTTATAACGAAACCTTTGAGAATGACATTCTCACCAAACCATTGTTTCGTGATTCACTCCAGTTGGCGGAAAAATACCTCCACAATCTCAATAAAGAAGTTCTCGCATCTTATTTAAAAGACCATGATATGAGTTTGGGTAAGGATGCTGACACTAATGTTTTGTATGCGAACGTCACAGAACTTAGAGTTACACTTAGAATCGTTACTCTAAAAAAAGAAAAAAAGGTCTTTGGGTTTTTATACCATTTTTCTCCGTCTTCTTTTGCCAATCCAGCGGAGAATGGACAGTCTGAATTCCCGAATTTAGACGAAGCATTTCGTTCCAAACTTCCCTTGGAGTCAGTTTTGGAGGAAATGGAAGCACATTACATCCATAAGTCGCTGGGAAGAAATTCAAACAATATCTCTCATACAGCAACGGAGCTCGGTGTTCCAAGAACTACTTTGCAAAACAGAATTCGATTTTTAAAACTCTCGGAACGTTTCCGCAATGAAACCAAGGTGAAAACCGTGATCCCAAGAAAACGCTCGGAGAAACCAGATACAAAGCCAAAAAAAACAGCAGAGAAGAGCAAACCACTTCCCTCTAAAAAGGCCAAAATCCTTAAAAAATCAGTAAAATCTTTAAAATCGCAAGGCCCGGCAAAGAAACAGAATAAAAATCAAACCCAAGCGAGAAAAAAGACAAAAAAAAGACGTTGA